The sequence GAATCCATTCTCTCTGTTCGTTATTCCACAGCCGTGTCTTGCTCTTTCTCGCCTTCTATCCCCCACCTTCTGTTTCACTCGCTCTACGTGCATTACGCGAACGGACTCGCAGTCAGTCGGCACAGAGTCATCGTTGACGCCACCGAGACCCTCCTTATccctttctttcattcttttcctcCATTTCAATCTCCCTCTTCGCTCCTCTCCGTTAATTCATCCCGCGATGTTCCTTGATTTTCGCGGTCCTCTTAATATTCCTTCCCCGTTTCACCGCCGGCAATCAGCCCAGAGCCCTTTCGTTCGCGTTCCTGGTGAAACATCATCGAGAACGTACGTTGCAACGGGAGTGGTCAGTGTTCAGTGGTTGTGATACTTCTTCGATGCCACGAGAAGGATAGAGCGGCTTCGACCTTGCTCACCCGTTTGGTAATTAACCTTTGACAGATGTACGCGCGATTTTTTCCATCTCCTCACCGTGCCAGAAGACGAGGAGATCAACTGATAGCGAGTTGCGCGATAACGTCGCTTCGCTAGTCTATCGTTTTTAACTATGTATTTTTTCCTCCTCGACGCGATGCACGCTTGAGAGTGCTCGATCTTTATCGCCAGCACTCCCCTCGTACCAGTAAACCGATAATTGAACGAGTTATGAAGGCGCACGCGAACGTACCGGTTAATCCTCtaacggcggaccagggagagagactCAATTCTAACTTAACTTTGCTAACTTAACTATATGtttaactttaaattgatattcttCTGCATCTTTTGTAAGTTTAAAGgtggcggaccagggagagagacccaattctATATTAATCTCGTATtacatatcattttcattttctaaaatgtATAGCGTTTTTCCAAGAATAATTCTTTGAacatatgaaattcttttgtttaaaaatttatttatttatttattcagtatATACAAAAATTGTGTATTTAACTTAAAATTTCAATGCCCGCAGCAAAACAAAAAGTAGAGCGCACTGTAATCaaaattttctctttatttataTTACAACCATAATCGTTTCGCAAGGTTCGCATCGCGGAATGTCCTCATCGGCGCTTCACGTTTACGTAAGATTTCGAGGCGACGATCATTCGAGCGCAGGACGCGTTGGCGCGTGGCGCACGCCATGGAGTCTCTGCGAACCGACGGTCGGCAGCCGGTAAAGGAGCTCGTCCTCGCGATAGTATCTAACGACGATAATGGGATAACGAGGGTCTCGATAATTAACCGGGAAGCCGGGTACGAGTAACCGAGTCTTGCTCGATCGTTGACTCGACGGCAACCTTCCCCCCACCGTTCCTTTCCCGTTGCTTCCTCCTCGGACAGCGGTTACCATTGTCCGCCTTAACCGAGCGAATCGATGACCCGTGGAAGATTATCCTCCGTTCCGTTCGCGGGAAGCTATCCCGTCAGCGTTTCGCTTCCGTTCTTACCTTGGcgcgctttttttttcttcttcttcttctgcatcgaATACGCGGTGCGTTACGTCAGCGATACAAAGCCGGTTTGCGTAATCGATGGCGACAGTGCGTATTTTTGTAATTCTCCTGGCTCGTAAGTCAACACCGAGGTGTTCATTTCAACGAGAACGAATATTGCGTTTCCCCGGCTCCCTTCCCTCCCCAAGCGCGCAAATCGAGGGAAAGGTACGGCGGTGTAACGGTACCGGCGAAAAACGCGTTCGAAAAATGACTAAAGCGTACCGTTTTAGCCGCGGCGAGGAATCGGTTACGGTCGTTGATCTTGCCGACTTCGCGCCGCCTTTGTTTCTTCCGGCCCGAAAGGGGCGCCGCGTCCTCCCGACAAAGCTTTCGGAATGTCGGAAGGCTGTCCGCCGAGTCACGTAACGTGGTAGTCGGGATAAACGTGCTCTCGAGCTAGATCGATTTCCCGTAATCAAGGTAACGCGATATCGCAACCGCGACCGATATTATCCTGGCGCCTGTATCGCCGAGTCGTTTCGACAGCCACGCCACGAATTCGTACCTTTCGCCTCGGTCTCGGAAACGTTTCGTTTGCTTTGAGCCGCGCTCGTTAACGCAAACGCGGAAACTTTACAGCTCCCCTCCCTGAGAGTAAACTCAGAATTATCTACTCGCGGCTGTTTGTTTGATTTAACACACGCACACGCGCACGGTTCTAGTATCGTCAGTTACCAGGCACCGGGTTTGTTCGTTTTCAATTTTAGGAGGCAAGATCGGTGAGCTTCGCCTCGCGGGGACAGAATGGAAGGAGAGGATGTAGGCGATGATAAGCTTTCGAAAAAGGAAGAACCGGGGCTTCGTGTTCTCTCGGTCGACAAAGTCACCGTGGAGAAGATCGTGTTCGAATCGTCGAGTGGATCGCGGGAAGTGCTGCTGACGAAGAACGAGACCTCGAGGAAACTGTCGATTAAGTCCGAGCTCTCGCGGTCCGAGGACGAAGGGAGGAAGAACCGCGCATCGCTTCCGGAGGACATACTCGCGGCGAACTCGAAGGGCGCGATCGAGAAGAGGATCAAACCGATCAAACTTACCAAGGGTCCCTCGATAGGCAGCATCGTGGTCGACGTTCCGTCAAAGTTAGAAATTAACGAATCCAATTCAAAGAAAGCTGAAGAGAAAGCAAAGGATGAAGATAATCAAGAGGACCGAAGGGAGAACGAGGGAACCGAGGCGAAAGATCGTTTAGAAAAGAGTCGTTCGAACATCAAAGTGCTGCAGGAAAATTTAACAACCAAGATCGACGCCAACACCGTCGAAAGGTACAGGAGGAAGTTGCAGGAGCTGCGCGAGAACTGCGCCCACAAGTTGCTCGATTCGAACGCGAACGAGAAGTTCACGGAGGTCGCGTTCGACGAGGAATTCCTGCAGAAGCACAACCTCGACAGGAGATTGAAGATCGAGGAGGATAGATCACCGGAGGGTGAGCTCGAGCAGGAATCGGACGAGTTGCTGACGAAGGACACCGCGACAGCGAAGCCGAGCTACAGCAAGAAGGTCTCCGAGGTGGAGAAAAGGTGGTCCGGAGAGTTCCTGGAGAACAGACTGACGCGTCGATCCTCGGAATCCTCCAAGTCCTCTTACGTGGAGGAATTCGGCAGCGTATCCTCCGAGGAGAGCGTCGCGGGAGATCGCGACTCGCCGCGATTCGAGCGAGAGAAGAGGAATACGGAGGTGGAAGAGAGCGGACGAGAGTCTTTCGGGAGGCAAACTTCGGAGGAGGTCCTCGCGGACAGTACCGTGAGCACTTTAGATTCCGACTCGTGTCTGGAGGATCGGATCAAGGCGTTGGAGGAGGAGGAAAGTGTAGATCGGAAGGACGAGGTGGAGGATGACGAAGGAGAGGATCTCGACGTGGTGCGTCGTCGACGTCGCTCGAAGCTGTTAGCGTACGAGCGTGCCGATCGTTGGAACGAGTCTCTGAAACGGGCGAAGGTTTCGAGCGGTTGCTCGACGGACTCGATCGACTCGACGCGTTCGAGGAAGGACGGTTACGCGAGTCTCGTGAGGGAATTGGCCATGGAGGCGGCGGCGGGCACTTCTCGAGTGAAGAAGGAAGAGAAGCAAAAGAGGAAGCTGGGGCTTCGCAGATTGCTGCCTGGTTTCTTCTCGCCGAAGGATTCCCGGAAGgattacaagaagaagaaggagtcgAAGGAGAGGAGGAGGCACGAGGACAGACACTTCGCTCGTTACCAGCAGAACGGAAATTACACCAGATCGCCGGACACGATGAATCTGAACGAGGACATCAAGAGGAACGTGAAGCTGGACAACAGTCTGAACGGATCGATCATCGAGGAGAGGCTGGACGAGATAAAACGAGAATTGTTCCCGGATCAGTGCCCGATAACCAGCACTCCGGACCACCTGGCGCGGGACGAGGAGCAGAGTCTGTTGCGCGACCGAAGCGGAGCCGCCAGGGCGTACGGCATCGACTCCAGCCTGAGCTCCATCGCGCCGGACGACAGGTGGAACGAGAGGAGCGGGCATCTTGGGATATCCCCGGACATCCGGAAGTTCGAGCAGAGGCAGAAGCGCGAGGAGTTCGACCAGAGGTACGGGGGGCAGCAATTGGAGCGAAAGCACAGTCTGCAGGAATCGAATCCACCGAACCGTCTGTGTTTCTTTCAAAGAAATCATGGCCCCTCGGGAAGAATCTCGGCGCCGCCCAGCGAGAGGTACCTCGTCCGACCCAGGGCGATCCATCCGATCGACAGACCTCTGCCGGCGATCCCTCGATCCCGAGTCGACTCGTCCAATTATGAAAACTATCCGGAGGAAGATAATCAACCGCGGCCGATCGGTTATGAACGGAGTGGGGCATACACAGCGGACAAGGCGGAATATTCTAACAAATCAACGTTGTATGAGAACGAAGGTTCGCCAGGTGGATTGATTCTGAAATCGGTCTCCGCTCAGGTGAAGATCACGCGGCAGCCGATAGGGAATCAGAACCAGAAGAGAGCGCCCTTGGTCGGTCGATCTCCGAAGTATCTTTCTTCAGGTTCCAGTCAGAAATCCGGGGACTACGGAGATTCCAGTTGCACGCCGAACTCCAGCCAAAAAAGCGAGTTCTCGCCGACCAGTTCGAAGAGCGGGGAGTATTATTTGAATTCTCCGCGGAACAGCGGCTCTCCTAACGACAGGGACTTCGACGAGGAGAACCCGTCCAGCAGGGAAGGCATCTACGAGAACGAGAATGAGAATTCGCCTTCGAGATCGTCCACCCGGTGCGCGGATGAGAGGATCTACGACGAAACGCCGTCCTCGCCGTCTAAACCGCCTATCCGTTCTCCAATGGATGATTCTTTGGATAAGACGGACTCTTCTCCGGGTCGAGGATGTTCCAAGGGCGGACGACCAATGTCGCCCAGGACGAACGCGGACAAACAGAGCATCGATGGAGAAACTGGCAAAACAGGAGCGCGGACCGTGCCTTCCAGGAGGTCCCAGCCTAACGAACAGATCCTGATCGCCTCGCCGAAGAGGGAAATCGCGTACGAGTGTCGGATACCTCGGCCTTTGAACGAGTCCAGACTCTGCGCCGTCGAATCTCCCGTGCGGATGATGAATACGCCTCACAGACTCACCGGAGTGACCCCGTTGGAGCCGCGTAATCAAGATCCAAGCGGGAACCGGGAGCCTCCAGCCTCGAAGATGATCGAAGATGACTAtccaggaggaggaggaggactcGCGGAGATAGCCCGGCCGGAGCCCGTTTACGGACATCATCGAAATCAACCAGTAGCAGGTCAGAATGGTGGATCGCAAGCGGAGGATGAGCGGAGAAAGGACTGCGACGATAGAGTGGCTTGGGTTCAGGGAAGAGCAACTTCTCCGGCGACGAGCCCTAAACGAAACGAAGCAACATCTGGAGAGAGAAACGAATCCCCGGTTACGGAAAACCATCGACAGGGTCAAAATCAACCGCCCTCTCGTTCGCCTCggtccgtggcccctttgctcCTGCAAGAAGCGCAACGTCCCCGCATCGCGGGTCGGGAGAAATTGTACGGAACCGCGGGCCCGGGACGCGTAGACCCACCCAGGGTCCTCCAACCACAGGCGCAGCAACGACAACCGCGATCGCCCACACCGCGAAGTCTAACGGAACCTTTGTACCTTCGTCAAATCCCCGAGTCGACTTACGGGCAACGGGAGAACGCGGCCGTCGGGCCGCTGTCGCCGTCGAAGCAGGAGACTCGACAACACCTGGAGGCGTTCTACTGGCAGCAGAAGACGCTGGAGGCGAGCAGGAAGACCGTCGCGCCTCCGAGCGCGAACGCGAACCCGAGACAGATTGGAAGGAAAATTGATTTACCGGAGGTCAGGGAGGCGGTGTATTGGCAGCAGCTCAAGAAGCTGGACGAGGAGCAACAGAGGCGCATCTACGAGCAGAATTTGATGGAGGAGTCTTCCTGTTGCAAGGCGGGACCGAAGATTCCCTCTGCGAGGTCCGTGTCTCAGAGGCAAGTGTCGGTTCCAAGTCCCGCTGGAGCTATGAATCTTTCGTTGACGATCGGATACGGGGAGCCGGGTCCGTGGGCGGGTAATGTCTGTCGTTCGAAAGGGAATCCGAGCGGAAAGCCGCCGTTAATGCAGAGTCAAAAGGGTCCGAATCAACCGGTGTTGATCGTGAGACCGCAACAAGCGATTCGCGAACGTCGAGAAGCAGCGATGCCCTCTAAGCCCGTCGATTCCTCTCGCAGACCGGAAACGCAGAGGTCGAAAAGCGCTTCCCCGCATTTCCACCGCGGCGACGCCCCTCAGATCGTGCCGCGGAAACTGGACGCCCCGTCGATTTACGAGGAGGAAGTAGCAGCGGTGAACGACGTCGAAGGGAAAAGCGCGCCTCCTCCGATATTCAAAAGGGGCAGCCTGATCGGCGGAGAGTCGGCGGAGTATGGCACCGGAGGTGGCGCTAAGAGGGTCAGCTTTTCGAATCAGTCGACCACCGTCGGACGAGATTTGCCCAGCGGAAGTTGGCCGACAAAACATGGCACAGCTCCGGAACCACCGACTCGAAGACATCGAAGCGAGGACAGCGTTTCCGACACGGACTCGGTGTTTCTTCACCAAGAACGTCGCGACGCTGCGGCTGGCCCCTGCCCCGACGTGGAATACGACGCTGACAGACCTCTACCTCCTCTGCCCAACGACGTGGCTCCTGCGAATCCGAGCGGAAGTGGCAGTACGCCAAGGAGCAACGCGTACGGGGAAGTTCGATGGAACCCCCCACGACCGGATCCACGACGAGCCATCAGCCCCCACCGGATGCTTCGCCCAAAGGGTGAGTGCTTGCTTTTTTTTCCATACACCTCTTTCTATTTTCCGCGATTTTTTCATTCGCGGCGCTGCCACGATCCGCAACGCTCGGATCGTAATTTCACCCGGACAAGTTGCAAAGGATCCGCTCTACGCGGCGTATGACCGTGCATTTCAACGAGCCTCTTAAGGCACACCGAGAGCGGTATCGCGTACAAGCACGTTCCTGCCCGCGGTACACGAATCTCGCTCTTATATCTAAAGCCTGTACGAACTTCACTTCCTACGTAATGTCGCGAATTCGTGAGAAGTTTGCACGTATTCGGGCTGCAGGCGTATTTGTCAATTTGACGAAATTTATTGGTAAGTCGACTTAAGAATATTGAGTGGAATCGGGTCGAGTCGGGTAcgatttcgggtacccgatattcaCGTCAAATATGCATTTTTTGGGTCAggtttcgggtacccgaaattttcagaTCTCTATTAATATCGATACTCGTCGATCGTTCATACGTCTTGGTTCGACGACCCTGCACCTTAACGAGGATTTTTACCGTGAACTTGCCACGACGATGGAAGCAACCTGGTTCGGGGTCAGAGATGGTCTTGGCTGCAGGATACGTGGGCAGTAGCGTTACGTCATTGGACGGGTCGGAGTAGCTGTACGGGCAGTCGCGATTAGTTGCTCTTCTAGTTTCCCCGGAGGAAGGTCGGTAACCTACGACTCGATAAAACGCTATGCGAGTTCACCATCCACCTATCCCAAGAGGAAACCGCTTTTAAATCAGCCACATGCCACTCGCAAATTCTTGATCCAAAACGATCCTATTCAAAAGAACGTATCCGGGCAAACGTTGATCGAATTCTCGTCTAGTCCTTCGATACGATATGTATGCAAATCGGTAGAATCCTCAGAGACAGCGGATACAGATTCGAATATCAAAATATTCGAAGAGCCCCGAGAATTCGCGCCATCCAATTAACCGGTTCATCGACCGTCCGCGAATTAACGCGTCTATTTACCGCGGTAATAAGCAACGAGGTCGCGAGGACATCGCGGAGAAGCGAAACGCGTCAAAGAACCTGCGTACCAGTGTGTCCGTGCGTGGGAGGTCGGGGGAGGTCGCGGGAACGGTCGTATGTTTTCCGTACGGTGAGTAGTAAGTAGCATTCGGGAGGATGCGGAGGCGGGAAGGGCGTTCGGGATCGATCCCCGACTTGGTTCCCGTGACGTCACACGGGAAGGGAAGATAGAAGGAGGGCGCTGGGACGAGGGACGAAGGGACAAGGAGGAAAGTGAGACAAAGCGAGAAAGGTTTCGCGAGCTGAGCCGCGACAGGGTGGTACGGGGGCATGCGGCGCGGCGATGTAGagggaggaaagagagaaaggtggGTGCAGTGTGCCGGGACTCGGGCAGGTCCCGGCgacgttccgttccgttccgcgGGTTTTCGATGGTGGTGCCGCTGCTGTTGGTGCTACCGGCGTTCGCGCACCTTGTGAAACGACTCTAACCGCGTACCTGATAGTGGTTGTGGGTGGTAGTGCGGTGGTGGTGCGACGCCGCCGTTATCGGTGGACGTCGCGTCTTATTTTCCGCGCTCGGACTTTTCCCCAACATCGCAGCCTCTTCTTCAGGGCTACGATCGATCGCGACCTTCGAAGACGCGTGTTCGCGAAGGAGGAGCGCGCGGTGACGTTAGTCGCGATCGTCGAAGGGACGAAACGCGAGGTAAGCACATAGGGTGCTGGGGGATCGTGGAGGGTGGCGGTGCTGCCGTCGAGCCGGTCGCCCGTCACACGGCGCGAGGTACGTGCTCGTCTCGCCGGTGCCCGCCGTGTAGTTTCTCCTCCCTCGTCGCCTTCTTTCGGGTCTCTGTTCGAAAAATCGTCCAAAGGTGTCTAGGCCCTATCCTAAACATCCGCGTCTCATCGGCAAGTGTAGTGACCTTATCACGGACCAAGGATTAAAACTTAAACTGTGCCCGTTCGGTGATCGAACTTGAAAAAAAAGCATGCATTTAGAGCGTGAACCGCGCGATACGGGTAGATCCGCCAGGTATGGTTATCGCTCCTCGGCCACGACCTTCACCGTGTAATCGACGTGGAAGGGAAAAGGTTCTCGAACGAAGGGGATGCTGTGAATCGTGCCAGTCCAGCGACTCGCGAAATATTCCTTTCTGAAAAATCTCGCGCGCTTATTAATCCCGTAGGAACGTAAAGAATATCCTGGCGGGAGACAACGGGGTGTCTTGTTCGTTCGGCCCGGGTCGATGGGTCGACGTTCCCAAAGTGCAGCCCTGTGTGGCTTA comes from Osmia lignaria lignaria isolate PbOS001 chromosome 8, iyOsmLign1, whole genome shotgun sequence and encodes:
- the LOC117606476 gene encoding uncharacterized protein LOC117606476 isoform X14 yields the protein MEGEDVGDDKLSKKEEPGLRVLSVDKVTVEKIVFESSSGSREVLLTKNETSRKLSIKSELSRSEDEGRKNRASLPEDILAANSKGAIEKRIKPIKLTKGPSIGSIVVDVPSKLEINESNSKKAEEKAKDEDNQEDRRENEGTEAKDRLEKSRSNIKVLQENLTTKIDANTVERYRRKLQELRENCAHKLLDSNANEKFTEVAFDEEFLQKHNLDRRLKIEEDRSPEGELEQESDELLTKDTATAKPSYSKKVSEVEKRWSGEFLENRLTRRSSESSKSSYVEEFGSVSSEESVAGDRDSPRFEREKRNTEVEESGRESFGRQTSEEVLADSTVSTLDSDSCLEDRIKALEEEESVDRKDEVEDDEGEDLDVVRRRRRSKLLAYERADRWNESLKRAKVSSGCSTDSIDSTRSRKDGYASLVRELAMEAAAGTSRVKKEEKQKRKLGLRRLLPGFFSPKDSRKDYKKKKESKERRRHEDRHFARYQQNGNYTRSPDTMNLNEDIKRNVKLDNSLNGSIIEERLDEIKRELFPDQCPITSTPDHLARDEEQSLLRDRSGAARAYGIDSSLSSIAPDDRWNERSGHLGISPDIRKFEQRQKREEFDQRYGGQQLERKHSLQESNPPNRLCFFQRNHGPSGRISAPPSERYLVRPRAIHPIDRPLPAIPRSRVDSSNYENYPEEDNQPRPIGYERSGAYTADKAEYSNKSTLYENEGSPGGLILKSVSAQVKITRQPIGNQNQKRAPLVGRSPKYLSSGSSQKSGDYGDSSCTPNSSQKSEFSPTSSKSGEYYLNSPRNSGSPNDRDFDEENPSSREGIYENENENSPSRSSTRCADERIYDETPSSPSKPPIRSPMDDSLDKTDSSPGRGCSKGGRPMSPRTNADKQSIDGETGKTGARTVPSRRSQPNEQILIASPKREIAYECRIPRPLNESRLCAVESPVRMMNTPHRLTGVTPLEPRNQDPSGNREPPASKMIEDDYPGGGGGLAEIARPEPVYGHHRNQPVAGQNGGSQAEDERRKDCDDRVAWVQGRATSPATSPKRNEATSGERNESPVTENHRQGQNQPPSRSPRSVAPLLLQEAQRPRIAGREKLYGTAGPGRVDPPRVLQPQAQQRQPRSPTPRSLTEPLYLRQIPESTYGQRENAAVGPLSPSKQETRQHLEAFYWQQKTLEASRKTVAPPSANANPRQIGRKIDLPEVREAVYWQQLKKLDEEQQRRIYEQNLMEESSCCKAGPKIPSARSVSQRQVSVPSPAGAMNLSLTIGYGEPGPWAGNVCRSKGNPSGKPPLMQSQKGPNQPVLIVRPQQAIRERREAAMPSKPVDSSRRPETQRSKSASPHFHRGDAPQIVPRKLDAPSIYEEEVAAVNDVEGKSAPPPIFKRGSLIGGESAEYGTGGGAKRVSFSNQSTTVGRDLPSGSWPTKHGTAPEPPTRRHRSEDSVSDTDSVFLHQERRDAAAGPCPDVEYDADRPLPPLPNDVAPANPSGSGSTPRSNAYGEVRWNPPRPDPRRAISPHRMLRPKEEEWNSDGKGRQSNDIGGSGRGEGEAGSNEIPGGRRGGGGGGGIGVGGGGSVLGVGGGGGGGGSGGGGPGGRSGSVGGGRSRDEPRRHTLSGDHQPSLHHQQFNAAQQLHPLHPHHLPPPHGQYGTPPTRHTTMDLEMGTKSRQRKSPLPRGYPPPSSTMLLDEDPGIMSEVETSSTGFRRGGKQRSSLPVVRNPSKTLERPLGLVFLQYRNETKRALLPNEITSIDTVKALFVRSFPKQLTMEYLDSPHVKVYIHDSNKDMFYELEDLRSHLRDIRDRSVLRLFESTDGVTGMSGPLGIPGTGAGLPPHWEDQSYFSEPEFDSEYQHQHIHKSKTAKNSTSGSSGYYVGGSSTLPRGGPVMRAYSPAASSVVGPSSTPTQPKPLTTPERDRHKPTPPPKPAALVAGQYVYRDLALTPEMYNQLRGLQKKAKDLRQEVRNLRRMSQAQAHTIRETILDTFITIRAMLLSCGDAAWDAEKIRLSREEDLYRQEMLRLVKDLTELENTVEELRGNVINRKTRVNMSDVENMALIMSKSSLSRFSKTVADLKVRFPSLQEGMKGLLSSEMEMVVRAEKFLKEEPERLESALKRCKKLTSTLVTLKRLASVQEQRLPNAATSVDAEETPPITPTSAQHSKATAPVPAERTVVGSASVIGGGPHALEPPTAHQQRPENALDALLDELQTFSRPSSQLGHVQTSVRGEAPAGAVTTNVGTPARAPCISDIGRKGSIDSSSGTVIAALAPTGAAANVAGGTLRRLHSYPSSSDTDTSPPIARLQVSLQDQQPSLPTLPQGFVPGQKPPVPERNAELLQLATARRVPPPPPPRTSSRSPLASPTSPQLPPRNHSCNLQTGNATLRRPPARGTLPIKEGKPPMALPAEAVSALDARPSLLHNNGSTGSQTLAVLSTSNSSSCESVNSQEGLQIEKERQEQLDQRHQELLRKQKALQEQYARLQQLQRNTAGLTTVPPAPPDLLKKTGSESNLLAKMGLGLSAASSGSLTSLAGKPIAPIPQEATRAEQPGDQRNTASVNSSTSIRIATTATASTESNGADQVPNSAAISNGAASATTAPVTATPSTTTTTTSKIYETDIL
- the LOC117606476 gene encoding uncharacterized protein LOC117606476 isoform X17, whose protein sequence is MEGEDVGDDKLSKKEEPGLRVLSVDKVTVEKIVFESSSGSREVLLTKNETSRKLSIKSELSRSEDEGRKNRASLPEDILAANSKGAIEKRIKPIKLTKGPSIGSIVVDVPSKLEINESNSKKAEEKAKDEDNQEDRRENEGTEAKDRLEKSRSNIKVLQENLTTKIDANTVERYRRKLQELRENCAHKLLDSNANEKFTEVAFDEEFLQKHNLDRRLKIEEDRSPEGELEQESDELLTKDTATAKPSYSKKVSEVEKRWSGEFLENRLTRRSSESSKSSYVEEFGSVSSEESVAGDRDSPRFEREKRNTEVEESGRESFGRQTSEEVLADSTVSTLDSDSCLEDRIKALEEEESVDRKDEVEDDEGEDLDVVRRRRRSKLLAYERADRWNESLKRAKVSSGCSTDSIDSTRSRKDGYASLVRELAMEAAAGTSRVKKEEKQKRKLGLRRLLPGFFSPKDSRKDYKKKKESKERRRHEDRHFARYQQNGNYTRSPDTMNLNEDIKRNVKLDNSLNGSIIEERLDEIKRELFPDQCPITSTPDHLARDEEQSLLRDRSGAARAYGIDSSLSSIAPDDRWNERSGHLGISPDIRKFEQRQKREEFDQRYGGQQLERKHSLQESNPPNRLCFFQRNHGPSGRISAPPSERYLVRPRAIHPIDRPLPAIPRSRVDSSNYENYPEEDNQPRPIGYERSGAYTADKAEYSNKSTLYENEGSPGGLILKSVSAQVKITRQPIGNQNQKRAPLVGRSPKYLSSGSSQKSGDYGDSSCTPNSSQKSEFSPTSSKSGEYYLNSPRNSGSPNDRDFDEENPSSREGIYENENENSPSRSSTRCADERIYDETPSSPSKPPIRSPMDDSLDKTDSSPGRGCSKGGRPMSPRTNADKQSIDGETGKTGARTVPSRRSQPNEQILIASPKREIAYECRIPRPLNESRLCAVESPVRMMNTPHRLTGVTPLEPRNQDPSGNREPPASKMIEDDYPGGGGGLAEIARPEPVYGHHRNQPVAGQNGGSQAEDERRKDCDDRVAWVQGRATSPATSPKRNEATSGERNESPVTENHRQGQNQPPSRSPRSVAPLLLQEAQRPRIAGREKLYGTAGPGRVDPPRVLQPQAQQRQPRSPTPRSLTEPLYLRQIPESTYGQRENAAVGPLSPSKQETRQHLEAFYWQQKTLEASRKTVAPPSANANPRQIGRKIDLPEVREAVYWQQLKKLDEEQQRRIYEQNLMEESSCCKAGPKIPSARSVSQRQVSVPSPAGAMNLSLTIGYGEPGPWAGNVCRSKGNPSGKPPLMQSQKGPNQPVLIVRPQQAIRERREAAMPSKPVDSSRRPETQRSKSASPHFHRGDAPQIVPRKLDAPSIYEEEVAAVNDVEGKSAPPPIFKRGSLIGGESAEYGTGGGAKRVSFSNQSTTVGRDLPSGSWPTKHGTAPEPPTRRHRSEDSVSDTDSVFLHQERRDAAAGPCPDVEYDADRPLPPLPNDVAPANPSGSGSTPRSNAYGEVRWNPPRPDPRRAISPHRMLRPKEEEWNSDGKGRQSNDIGGSGRGEGEAGSNEIPGGRRGGGGGGGIGVGGGGSVLGVGGGGGGGGSGGGGPGGRSGSVGGGRSRDEPRRHTLSGDHQPSLHHQQFNAAQQLHPLHPHHLPPPHGQYGTPPTRHTTMDLEMGTKSRQRKSPLPRGYPPPSSTMLLDEDPGIMSEVETSSTGFRRGGKQRSSLPVVRNPSKTLERPLGLVFLQYRNETKRALLPNEITSIDTVKALFVRSFPKQLTMEYLDSPHVKVYIHDSNKDMFYELEDLRSHLRDIRDRSVLRLFESTDGVTGMSGPLGIPGTGAGLPPHWEDQSYFSEPEFDSEYQHQHIHKSKTAKNSTSGSSGYYVGGSSTLPRGGPVMRAYSPAASSVVGPSSTPTQPKPLTTPGGGGVPPAKPLRSYQCGKSPLGSLGGSARFSRDSSVSLYSIADRLHGESGYMSSPERGGGVGSGTGRYPPGPYSAGSSYEDPYYSQYSGTVTPVIDEEASDTELLEESYSLYGVKPPGRPPSGPPRSPFPPGAPPPLPPGGQSYDATRIRVEHMERQLANLTGLVQKALTHAPHTSPSPRDYLQVPAGRDPYARGPGAGDEFDKHSSSSSASLPVSQPAVTDDSYLRTDVKPPKLGKDKSVSFEKSVSFSDDPPDMNSPKQHSPQHAADTKPTKPAIKSSTLPRMSSQERDRHKPTPPPKPAALVAGQYVYRDLALTPEMYNQLRGLQKKAKDLRQEVRNLRRMSQAQAHTIRETILDTFITIRAMLLSCGDAAWDAEKIRLSREEDLYRQEMLRLVKDLTELENTVEELRGNVINRKTRVNMSDVENMALIMSKSSKTVADLKVRFPSLQEGMKGLLSSEMEMVVRAEKFLKEEPERLESALKRCKKLTSTLVTLKRLASVQEQRLPNAATSVDAEETPPITPTSAQHSKYGWKWSTNFKEAIQTSHEQLPLCQRNALSWGQRASSGEGPTLSSHPPPISSVRRTHSTLC